The Candidatus Saccharibacteria bacterium oral taxon 955 DNA segment GTCAAAAATACACGATAAAATGACTTGAAATCACTACATATAGTGTTTATGATTATATATAGACGCTACATATGTAGTAGTTCACAAAAATAGACACCACTGCAAGATTATCGCGAAACTAGACTCACCACGCTAGTGGCGGTTTTCTTGTAAGCACATTTTTTGGGAGGTGCTGTGGTAGAAGAGGCATTGCCAAACATAAAATTAATAGGGGGTAAAAAGGATGAGCGATATTCATGTAGTCAAACGCGACGGTACCCGTGAGTTATTTGACGCAAACAAGATAAACCTCGCTTTGGTAAGGGCGTCCGAAGGGTTGCCAGATCAAATTTCAAAGGTTGTTCAGGTGGCAACAGAGCTGCAGCTGACACTGTTTGATGGAATTACGACCGAGCAGCTAGATGAGGCGGTGATCCATACGGCACTTCAGAATGTGAAGGATGATCCTGATTTTGATACGATCGCTGCTAGACTTCTATTAAAGAATATCTACAAGAATATACTTGGTGACTATAAGGATGAAGCTGAGCTCAAAAAACTACACGCAAAGCATTTTCCTACATATATGAAGCAAGCGGTAAAAGACGGTCTGCTTGATAAGCGTATGGCGGATACGAAACTATTTGACCTAAAGAAACTTGCCGAGGCGCTCGACCCAAGTCGTGACAATTTGTCTAAGTATCTTGGGGTGATCACTAACAAAAATCGATATGCACTACGCAAACAAAACGGTGAACCGATTGAGACTCCACAATATACACATATGAGGATTGCGATGGGGTTATCGTTTAACGAAAAAGATCCGACAGCGACTGCTCTAGATTTTTATGAGCATATGAGCAAGCTAGACTACCTACCTGGTGGTTCAACACGTGTAAACGCTGGTGGCTCTTTCCCTCAGCTGTCGAACTGTTTTGTGATTGATGTTGAAGATGATATGGAGTCAATTGCCAAGTCGATTCGTGACACTATGTGGATTGCTAAGGGACGGGCGGTATTGGTATCAGTATGACTAAGCTTCGTGCGGCTGGTAGTCCAGTAAAGACTACCAACACAGTCTCTACTGGTCCACTGCCATTCATGAAAATGATTGATACGGCGCTTTTTGCGGTCAGTCGTAAGGGTAAAAAAGCTGGTGCTGCCGCTCTTTATATGGAAAACTGGCATATAAATTTCCCACAGTTTATGGATCTACGCGAAAACAACGGCGACCCATACTATCGTACGCGTTTTGCAAATATCGCTGTTTATCTATCAGATGAGTTCATGAAGCGTGTTCAAAATGAGCAGGATTGGTATATGTTTGACCCAGCCGAGACGCCTGATTTGACCGAATTATATGGCGAGGCGTTTAGTAAGCGATATGCCGAATATGTCGAGATGGCGGAGGCTGGAAAGCTTCGGACGTTTGAAAAGACACCAGCTCGTCAGCAGTGGCGACAGATATTAATTCGTCTCCAGGCTTCGAGCCACCCGTGGATTACTTGGAAAGACTCAATCAATTTGCGTGCGCTAAACAACAATGTCAGTACGATTCACTCGTCAAACCTCTGTACAGAGATCACGCTTCCAAACGACGCCAAGAACATATCAGTCTGTAACCTCATCAGCATTAACCTCAGCGCTCACCTGGATATAACCACAAAGGAGTGGGATTGGAAGCGACTCGAGAGTGCCACTCGTAGCGCAATTCGTCAGCTCGATAACCTCTGTGATATAACTGATACGCCGATTCCAGAAGCTCTTAATTCGATTAATACGACTCGTGCGCTGGGGCTTGGTATTATGGGCTTTACGGATATTGTCGAAAAACTTGGCTATAGCTATGAGTCAGAAGAAGCTTATGACACGATTGATCAGCTAGCTGAGTTTATCAGCTACTATGCGATTGATGAGTCGGCAAATCTCGCACGAACAAGAGGTAGTTATCCTGATTTCAAGGGTAGCGGTTGGAGCAGAGGTATCCTTCCGATTGATCTGCTGGATACTCAGGAAAAGACCGTAACGTCAGTGTTGATGTTACGCGCAAAGCGCGCCTAGATTGGGAGGCACTTCGCAAAAAAGTTAAAAAAGGTATGCGTAATGCAACTCTAATGGCAATTGCGCCAACTGCAAATATTGCTCATGTTGCTGGAACAACTCCAGGCATAGATCCGCAGTTTGGGCAGATATTTAGCCGCAGCACTCTGAACGGTAAGTTTCTCGAGGTGAATGCTAATTTGGTTCGTGATCTTAAGGAACTCAACCTTTGGGATGAGGTCAAAGAACAGCTCCTAGTCGAACAGGGTGACCTTACGAATATTGATGTTGTACCGCAAAGGCTAAAAGATATATACAAGACCTGTTTCCAGTTGTCACCACTTGCGTTTATAGAGGTGGCAGCCAGGGCGCAGAAGTGGGTTGACCAGGCGATTAGCCGTAATATGTACCTAGAGAGTCGTAGCATTGATGACATGGAGCATGTTTATATGGAGGCTTGGAAGCGCGGCCTCAAGACAACTTATTACCTACATATGAAGCCACGGCATCAGGCAGAGCAAAGTACTGTGAAAGTGAACAAAACCGAAGATATCGCAAAAACTAGTGGCAAAAAAGTAGGCTTTGGATTTGCCAAGAAGCAGGTTTAAGTAAAGGGGGTGATTAATGAACGCATCAACCATTATCAATGACAATATGACGCTTGAAGAAAAGTTACAGGCTATTTCTGATGCAATGGAGCAGGCGCAAACTACGGCTAACGAAGAAGCAAAAAAGCGTGGCGAAGTGGCGGCTCCGATAGACCCAGCCGACCTCACGATGTGCGAGGGCTGTCAGTAGTTGTTCGGCTTATAGAACGTAAATAATTAAATAAAAGGAGTTATTATGGCAGGAATTTTGGGTGCAGGTGTTCAGGACGGACTACTGCTTAAACCAATTAAATACCAGTGGGCGATGGATTTGTATGACCAGGCGGTCGCAAACACGTGGTTTCCAAACGAGATTCAGCTTGCACAGGATCTAGCTGATTGGGACAAAATGAGCGACGAGGAGCGTCACGCGGTAACGTTCCTGATGAGCTACTTCAACCCAAATGAGCTACTTGTAAATAAGGCGCTTGCCTTTGGTGTCTATCCATATGTCAACGCCGCTGAGACGCATCTATATTTAGCAAAACAGATGTGGGAAGAGGCGAACCACTGCATGGCGTTTGAGTATGTGCTTGATACTTTCCCAATTGATCGCGATGCAGCTTATAGTGCGCATATTGACGTGCCGGTAATGGCGCGCAAAGAGGAGTTTGAGACCAAATTTATCAAGCGCATGACCGAAGATACGATGGATATCACTACCACCGAAGGTAAGAAGGATTTTATTCGCAACCTGATCGCTTATAATATCATCCTTGAGGGAATCTGGTTCTATTCTGGATTTATGGTGGCACTTAGTTTCCGACAGAGAAATCTCCTACGCAACTTTGGTTCTTTGATAGACTGGATTGTTCGCGACGAGAGTCTCCATCTCAAGTTCGGGATCAACCTCATTCTGACTACAATTGAAGAAAACGAGGACCTTCAGGACCCAGAGTTTGCGGCCGAGATCCGTCAGATGATTCTAGACGCTGTGGCGATGGAAGAGGAGTACAACAAGGTTCTGTTGCCAAATGGTATCCTCGGTCTAAACGCAGACTATATTAACCAGTACGTCAAGTACCTAACTGATCGCCGTCTCGAAGAGCTTGGTTTTGAGCCTGAGTACAATGTCAGCAACCCAGCAAAATGGATGGCAGCAGCGAATGATACGTACGAGCTTGTGAATTTCTTTGAAAGTACAAATACAAGCTACGAGGTAAATGCAGGGAACGCTGAGGCGAAAATCGCCAACGGCCAAAACGAAACCAACAAAGACGACAAATAACCATCAACTGCGAGCCGGCCTATTTTCGGGGGACAATAGGCCGGTTTACGAGGTTAGTCAGAATGATTAACGATAGTGTTCGTTGTATTTTTGACTACTTACACTATCAGTTGAGTGTAAAATACAACATAGCACGCTATATCTAGCGTATGTTGTATTTTTTGTGCTATAATGAAATCCCATGGAAGAGCGATCATCTATGGGTAAACAGACAAAATTTATATTCGTGACAGGGGGTGTCCTTTCGGGGTAGGTAAGGGAATTACTGCTGCCAGTATCGGTGCCGTTTTACAGGCTAAGGGCCTCGCTGTTTCTATTCAAAAATGCGACCCGTATCTAAATGTAGATGCGGGTCTTTTAAATCCAGCAGAGCACGGAGAATGCTTCGTGACCAAGGATGGCGCAGAAACAGATCTTGACCTAGGCCACTATGAGCGGTTTCTCGATATTGAGTTGACGCAAAAAAATGTGACCCTATCCGGAAGGCTATTGCGTGATCTAATTGCCGATGAGCGCGCGGGGAAGTTTGGCGGCAAGACTATCCAGCTGGTCCCTCACCTCACGGGCTCGATTCAACGTGCGATTCGTGAGGCTAGTGAGGGAAGTGATGTTCATATTGTCGAAATTGGCGGTACGGTGGGAGACTATGAGGGTTTGAGTTTTGTAGAGGCAATTCGTGAATTTGGTCGCAAGGTTGGACGCGATAATGCGCTCTATGTTCACGTTGTCTACGTCCCGTTTATCGATACCAGCAAGGAGTTTAAATCAAAACCAGCCCAAAATGCATTGAGTGATTTGCGTGGTTTTGGGATCGTACCTGACGTGGTGGTTGTCCGAACTGATAAACCAGCACCAGAGGGTATCCGTCGTAAGGTCGCGATGTTTGGTGGTGTGCCAGATGATGCAGTGCTGATGATGCCGAACCTCGACAGTGTATTTAAGATCCCAGTTAAAATTGCCGAAAGCACATTACTGCCAATTCTCGAGAAGTTTACTGGCAACTACTGTAAGCCGAATATCACTAAGTGGGTCGATTTGGTAGAGTGTCAAGGCTCAGAAAAGACGCGGTCGGTAACAATTGGATTGGTCGCAAAGTATATGGATAACGAAGATACCTACATCTCTGTTCTAGAGGCACTAAAATCAGCGGCTTGGCATGAAAATATTGGCTTGACCGTAAAATGGATCAACGCTGAACATGCAATAGAGAGTGACTTTTCGGCGGTTGACGGTTTGCTGGTACCCGGTGGTTTCGGTGAGCGAGGTGTTGAGGGGAAAATCGCATCTGCGCACTATGCTCTCGATCATCATAAGCCATACCTAGGTATCTGTTTAGGGCTTCAGGTTGCGGTTATTGCTTCTGCACGCAAGGCGGGGTTGTCGGATGCCAACAGTACTGAGTTTAACCCTACGACACCGCACGATGTGGTGTACATCATGGAGGGACAAGCCGGCAAAGAGTCGACTGGTGGTACTTTGCGTCTCGGGGATTATCCAGCCCGTCTCACGGCAGGCTCGCTGGCGGCTCGCCTATATGGTAAGTGCGATGTGACTGAACGTCATCGACATCGCTATGAAGTGAATCAGAAATACAAAGAGTCAATCGAACATGGTGGGCTCGTGGTCAGTGGAACAAGTCCAGATGGTAAGCTGGTTGAGTTTGTAGAGGCACCCGATTCGCCGTTTTTTATTGCCACACAGGCGCATCCAGAATTTCGTAGCCGTCCGACTCGACCTCACCCACTATTCCAGGGGTTGATTAGGGCTTCGCTTGCTTCACAAGACCAAAACTAGATGTGTAGTTGACAAGTTAAAATGCTTATGCTACAATCAAAGTATGGCTGAAGAAAAACAAACACCAGAAATCAAAGACACGCTAACGGAGGATGATGTGCACATGCTTCGTGTAGTGCTTCAAGATTCGCACTCACGAGGTATGGCGCCCGTCTCCCTCTATAATCCAGCAGAGTTCTTGCCCGAAGAGTAGGGAAGTTGCTCAACCTTACCACCTCTGTTAGAATAGGCTGGTATGGATAATTTAGCGACACGAATCAAACTACTTATTCAAGAAACTTATGGTCTCGATGTTTTGGTTCGCTTGGAACGTCCAGATCCAAAGTTTGGTGATTATGCGACCAATGTAGCGATGCAACTTGCAAATCCACTAAGCAAAAACCCGCGAGAAATTGCTGAGCAGATTGCTGGAGTGTTGCGTCAAGAGGATAGCATTACTGAAGTCAGTGTCGCTGGTCCCGGTTTTATCAATCTCCGCTTGAGCGACTCGGCGCTTATTAGCCAGATTAGTGAGCGGCCTGCTTGTCCCTATAGCGGCATGAATATTGTTTTTGAGTATAGCTGCCCAAACGCCTTCAAGGAGTTGCATACCGGACACCTCTACCAGACGATTTTTGGCGATATCGCATCAAATCTGATGCTAGTCGGTGGCGCTAAACTGACTCGGACTAGCTTTGGTGGCGATGTCGGACTGCATGTTGCTAAATGTTTATGGGGTATGCGTGAAGAGCTTGGCGGAGAAGCGCCAGAGAAGCTGTCGGAAATCGCTGATAATGCTTTTGACCGGGCACGCTGGATTAGCCAGTGTTATGTTCGTGGTGCGCGGGCTTATGAGGATGATATAGACGTGAAGTCAACGATTGATCAACTAAATGTGACGATCTACGACTTTCACAAGACAGATGACCATCAGTCGCCCTTGGCTAAGATTTACTGGACTACTCGGCAGTGGAGTTTTGATTATTTCAAGGCTTTTTATGAGATGATTCGGGTAGAAAACCAGCACTACTACCCGGAAAGTCAGACGGCACCAGTCGGTATGAAGGTAATTGACGAACAGCTCGAGAAGGGTAATTTGAAGAGGTCAAATGGTGCTATCGTCTATGAAGGTGATGAGTCAAAACACCTACACACTCGAGTGTTTGTTACTAGCAAAGGACTGCCGACCTATGAGACCAAGGATATTGGTGTAATTTGGCTCGAAAAACAGGATTATAAT contains these protein-coding regions:
- a CDS encoding ribonucleotide-diphosphate reductase subunit beta — protein: MAGILGAGVQDGLLLKPIKYQWAMDLYDQAVANTWFPNEIQLAQDLADWDKMSDEERHAVTFLMSYFNPNELLVNKALAFGVYPYVNAAETHLYLAKQMWEEANHCMAFEYVLDTFPIDRDAAYSAHIDVPVMARKEEFETKFIKRMTEDTMDITTTEGKKDFIRNLIAYNIILEGIWFYSGFMVALSFRQRNLLRNFGSLIDWIVRDESLHLKFGINLILTTIEENEDLQDPEFAAEIRQMILDAVAMEEEYNKVLLPNGILGLNADYINQYVKYLTDRRLEELGFEPEYNVSNPAKWMAAANDTYELVNFFESTNTSYEVNAGNAEAKIANGQNETNKDDK
- a CDS encoding CTP synthase: MRDRGCPFGVGKGITAASIGAVLQAKGLAVSIQKCDPYLNVDAGLLNPAEHGECFVTKDGAETDLDLGHYERFLDIELTQKNVTLSGRLLRDLIADERAGKFGGKTIQLVPHLTGSIQRAIREASEGSDVHIVEIGGTVGDYEGLSFVEAIREFGRKVGRDNALYVHVVYVPFIDTSKEFKSKPAQNALSDLRGFGIVPDVVVVRTDKPAPEGIRRKVAMFGGVPDDAVLMMPNLDSVFKIPVKIAESTLLPILEKFTGNYCKPNITKWVDLVECQGSEKTRSVTIGLVAKYMDNEDTYISVLEALKSAAWHENIGLTVKWINAEHAIESDFSAVDGLLVPGGFGERGVEGKIASAHYALDHHKPYLGICLGLQVAVIASARKAGLSDANSTEFNPTTPHDVVYIMEGQAGKESTGGTLRLGDYPARLTAGSLAARLYGKCDVTERHRHRYEVNQKYKESIEHGGLVVSGTSPDGKLVEFVEAPDSPFFIATQAHPEFRSRPTRPHPLFQGLIRASLASQDQN
- the argS gene encoding arginine--tRNA ligase, which codes for MDNLATRIKLLIQETYGLDVLVRLERPDPKFGDYATNVAMQLANPLSKNPREIAEQIAGVLRQEDSITEVSVAGPGFINLRLSDSALISQISERPACPYSGMNIVFEYSCPNAFKELHTGHLYQTIFGDIASNLMLVGGAKLTRTSFGGDVGLHVAKCLWGMREELGGEAPEKLSEIADNAFDRARWISQCYVRGARAYEDDIDVKSTIDQLNVTIYDFHKTDDHQSPLAKIYWTTRQWSFDYFKAFYEMIRVENQHYYPESQTAPVGMKVIDEQLEKGNLKRSNGAIVYEGDESKHLHTRVFVTSKGLPTYETKDIGVIWLEKQDYNFDHRYLLTGNDQKEYMRVVYAAAELFRPELVGTMTHLTNGTVRFADGKKMSSRLGNVSRAADVIEAVRERVADLVDDEKLREDVALGAVKYAFAKYKLGGDINFDLEETVSLQGNSGPYLQYAHARARRILENVKVKFATPEELFDEDRALVHKLGEYHEVMNVAVAHLEPHHICNYLFELAQEFNRYYEKNRVVGDKKEAHRASLVALYADILKAGLTVLGISAPDKL